The genomic window AGGGGCCGTCTTCACAATGTTTGGCGAACGCGGTTTTCTGTTACACAGCGAGAATCGGGGGATCGGACGCGCCGGTGCGGGATCTCCGAGACGGGACACACCGAACGTGGCGCACGACTGACACTTCGATCTTGCTCGACCCGGTCTACGCCTACACGCGCCAGCCCTTGAAAATAAGGCAAATGTGCACGCTAAGTAAGGCTACTCCGGATTCGCACGTCCCACCGTGCTGCGGCTATTGCGAATATGAAGAATAAACAGCCGCGCACGCACCGCGCGCGCACCGCGCGCATCGTTGACTTAGCGAACGAATTCGTCATATTTCTCAAGCCATGGCGCAGAGTGGCAATTCGTACGGACCCTCCCCGCGCACCGCCCCATCACCCGGAGCGCGTCACGGCGCGTCACGCGGGGCGCGCAGCGGGGCGGGACGGACCACGGCGCGCCACAGTACCGCCGCCGTCCGTTGACCGTCATGCGTCACGCTTCCTATACTAAGACCGGGATAATCTCCACGATCTTCAACCCCGGAGGTGCTGCATGGAGCTCAGCGGTAAACGCGTCGCCGTCCTCGCCGAGAACCATTACGAGAATCTCGAGTTGTGGTACCCGGTTATGCGCCTGCGCGAGGCGGGGGCGACCGTGACGATCGTCGGCCCGAAGGCCGGCGAGGCGTACAAGAGCAAGGAAGGGTTCCCGGCCAAGGCCGACATTTCCATGGACGACGCGAAATCATCCGACTTCGACGCCGTCATCGTTCCCGGCGGCTACGCGCCCGACTATATGCGGCGCCATCAGCCGATGCTGCGGCTCGTCCGCGAGGCGTTCCAGGCCGGGAAGATCGTCGCGTCGATCTGCCACGCCGGCTGGGTGCCGATCTCGGCCGGGATCGTGAAGGGCAGGACCATGACCTGCGTGAGCGCGATCAAGGACGACGTCATCAACGCCGGCGCCCACTACGTTGACAAGGAAGTCGTCGTCGACGGCAATCTCATCTCGTCCCGGACGCCGCCGGACCTGCCGGCGTTCTGCCGCGAGATCATCAAGGCGCTGAGCACGGCCAAGGTCGGCGCGCCCGCGTGACGAGCAACGCCTAACGATCGGGCCGGCGGGGACCCGCGATGATTCTCGAGAGCTTCCCCGTCGGCCCGGTCTCTGCGAACTGCTACATCTTCGGAGACGACGCGACCCGCGACGTCTTCGTGATCGACCCGGGCGACGAAGCCGATCGCATCCTGGCCGCGCTCCGGCGTCTGGACGCGCATCCCGTCGCGATCGTCAACACGCACGGCCACTTCGATCACGTACAGGCGGTGGACGCGGTGCGGCGGGCCGCGCACGTGCCGTTCTGGATCCACGAGGCCGAACGGCCGGTGCTCGAAACGGGGCCCGCGCGGGCGCGCGCGCTCTTCGGGATCGATCTGCCGCCGTCCCCCGTGCCGGACCGGTGGCTCGCCGAGGGCGACCTCGTCCGGGCGGGGAGCCTGCGGCTCACGGTCCGCCACACGCCCGGCCACAGCCCCGGCGGCGTCTGCCTCCTCGGCGACGGGCTGGTATTCACGGGCGACACGCTCTTCGCGGGGAGTGTGGGACGCACGGACCTCCCGGGGGCGGACCAGGAGGCGTTGTTCGCCTCGATCGTGCGGGTGCTGCTGCCGCTGCCCGACGAGACGGTCTGCTATCCGGGCCACGGTCCCGAGACCACCATCGGCGAGGAGAAGCGCAGCAATCCGTTCGTGGAACCGCTCGTCCGCCGCGCGCGGCGGTCACAGGCGTAGCGCCGCGCGGTACCGGCAGGACCGCGCGGGAACGTCGCGGAATGCGTGCCCAATGAG from bacterium includes these protein-coding regions:
- a CDS encoding MBL fold metallo-hydrolase, with product MILESFPVGPVSANCYIFGDDATRDVFVIDPGDEADRILAALRRLDAHPVAIVNTHGHFDHVQAVDAVRRAAHVPFWIHEAERPVLETGPARARALFGIDLPPSPVPDRWLAEGDLVRAGSLRLTVRHTPGHSPGGVCLLGDGLVFTGDTLFAGSVGRTDLPGADQEALFASIVRVLLPLPDETVCYPGHGPETTIGEEKRSNPFVEPLVRRARRSQA
- a CDS encoding type 1 glutamine amidotransferase domain-containing protein, which encodes MELSGKRVAVLAENHYENLELWYPVMRLREAGATVTIVGPKAGEAYKSKEGFPAKADISMDDAKSSDFDAVIVPGGYAPDYMRRHQPMLRLVREAFQAGKIVASICHAGWVPISAGIVKGRTMTCVSAIKDDVINAGAHYVDKEVVVDGNLISSRTPPDLPAFCREIIKALSTAKVGAPA